The following proteins come from a genomic window of Neptunomonas concharum:
- a CDS encoding CoA-acylating methylmalonate-semialdehyde dehydrogenase, with product MTIIGHLIDGTIQADITRMQDVYNPSTGEPSKQVALASVDTVEQAIAAAQRAFPAWRNTPPAKRAQVMFRFKALLEQHADKICELIGEEHGKIHHDAMGELQRGIENVEYACGVPQLLKGEHSRNVGPGIDSWSEFQPLGVVAGITPFNFPAMVPLWMYPMAIACGNTFVLKPSERDPTSTMFIAQLLQEAGLPDGVINVVNGDKEAVDVLLTHPDIKAVSFVGSTPIAEYIYSTANANGKRCQALGGAKNHAIVMPDADMDNAVNQLLGAAFGSSGERCMALSVAVAVGDQAADTLVAKLKEAMAPLKVGAYSDRENDFGPVITRAHQEKVRDYINSAEADGATVVVDGRNPNVAGHEGGFYIGATLIDNVTTQMQSYQEEIFGPVLQVVRANSMEEAMQMIDNHEYGNGTCIFTRDGEAARYFSDNIQVGMVGINVPLPVPVSYHSFGGWKRSLFGDLHAYGPDSVRFYTKRKTITQRWPSSGVREGVSFAFPS from the coding sequence ATGACAATTATTGGCCATCTGATCGACGGTACAATCCAAGCCGACATCACTCGTATGCAAGATGTCTATAACCCATCAACGGGTGAACCATCAAAGCAGGTAGCGCTCGCCTCCGTTGATACTGTCGAACAGGCAATTGCCGCGGCGCAACGCGCTTTCCCCGCATGGCGTAACACGCCACCGGCTAAGCGTGCCCAAGTGATGTTCCGCTTTAAAGCCTTACTAGAACAGCACGCTGATAAAATCTGTGAATTAATTGGGGAAGAGCACGGCAAGATTCATCATGACGCAATGGGTGAACTGCAACGGGGTATCGAAAACGTTGAATACGCCTGTGGTGTACCACAGTTGCTAAAAGGGGAGCACAGCCGTAATGTAGGCCCCGGTATTGATTCGTGGAGCGAGTTCCAACCTTTAGGAGTGGTAGCCGGAATTACCCCGTTCAACTTCCCGGCGATGGTACCATTGTGGATGTACCCGATGGCGATTGCCTGTGGTAACACCTTTGTGCTCAAACCCTCTGAGCGCGATCCAACATCAACGATGTTTATTGCACAGTTACTGCAAGAGGCAGGGCTACCCGATGGTGTAATCAATGTGGTGAATGGTGATAAAGAAGCAGTTGATGTATTGCTGACCCATCCTGATATCAAAGCGGTCAGCTTTGTAGGATCGACACCGATTGCCGAATATATCTACAGCACGGCCAATGCTAATGGCAAGCGTTGTCAGGCGCTGGGCGGTGCTAAAAACCACGCTATTGTGATGCCCGATGCAGATATGGATAACGCGGTAAACCAACTGTTAGGTGCGGCATTTGGCTCTTCAGGCGAGCGCTGTATGGCGTTATCGGTGGCTGTCGCTGTCGGTGATCAAGCCGCCGATACGCTTGTAGCAAAACTTAAAGAAGCTATGGCACCACTAAAAGTGGGTGCGTACAGCGACCGCGAAAACGACTTTGGCCCTGTGATCACCCGCGCTCATCAAGAAAAGGTCAGAGACTATATCAACAGTGCCGAAGCTGACGGTGCAACAGTGGTGGTTGATGGCCGCAACCCTAACGTAGCGGGTCACGAAGGGGGGTTTTATATCGGCGCTACGCTGATTGATAACGTCACAACTCAGATGCAAAGCTACCAAGAAGAGATTTTTGGCCCTGTGCTGCAAGTGGTACGCGCAAACAGCATGGAAGAAGCGATGCAGATGATCGACAACCATGAATATGGCAACGGCACTTGCATCTTCACCCGCGACGGTGAGGCGGCGCGCTACTTCTCCGACAATATCCAAGTAGGCATGGTCGGCATTAACGTACCACTGCCAGTGCCTGTGTCATATCACAGCTTTGGTGGCTGGAAACGATCACTGTTCGGCGATTTACACGCCTATGGGCCAGACTCGGTACGCTTCTACACCAAGCGTAAAACCATTACCCAGCGATGGCCCTCCAGCGGCGTACGTGAAGGGGTATCGTTCGCGTTCCCAAGTTAA